Proteins found in one Coffea eugenioides isolate CCC68of chromosome 5, Ceug_1.0, whole genome shotgun sequence genomic segment:
- the LOC113772448 gene encoding protein LIGHT-DEPENDENT SHORT HYPOCOTYLS 10, translated as MAGEGSSSSRSLGDQSAAAPSRYESQKRRDWNTFGQYLKNQRPPVPLSQCNSSHVLEFLRYLDQFGKTKVHLQGCMFYGQPEPPAPCTCPLRQAWGSLDALIGRLRAAYEENGGSPESNPFASGAIRVYLREVKECQAKARGIPYKKKKKKTSPSGGKGDDESSSSLPFS; from the coding sequence ATGGCAGGAGAGGGATCATCGAGTTCAAGATCCTTAGGTGATCAATCAGCTGCTGCTCCTAGCCGCTATGAATCCCAAAAGAGAAGAGATTGGAACACTTTTGGTCAATATTTGAAGAATCAAAGACCTCCAGTTCCACTCTCCCAATGTAATAGCAGCCATGTTCTCGAGTTCCTTCGATACTTAGATCAGTTTGGCAAGACTAAAGTTCACTTGCAAGGTTGCATGTTTTATGGCCAGCCTGAGCCACCTGCCCCATGTACTTGTCCGCTTAGACAAGCTTGGGGCAGCCTCGATGCCCTCATCGGAAGGCTTCGCGCCGCCTATGAAGAGAACGGAGGATCCCCAGAAAGCAACCCCTTTGCTAGTGGTGCAATAAGAGTTTATCTTAGGGAAGTGAAGGAGTGCCAAGCTAAGGCAAGGGGAATCCCAtataagaagaaaaagaagaagacttCCCCATCAGGAGGCAAAGGAGATGATGAGTCAAGTTCATCCTTGCCATTCTCCTAA
- the LOC113769910 gene encoding trihelix transcription factor ASIL2-like, giving the protein MSSARRPSPASASHSPPPPPPLNSTSPSSSSTTTTTTSHHSPPMSDEDDAGLPPTSTNTNPTTPPSPSPSPPPPPSSSADIFPPHPPPRPSTTTKATSFPIREDCWSEDATHTLIEAWGSHYLDLNRGNLRQKHWQEVADAVNADHAHTKKLHRTDIQCKNRIDTLKKKYKLEKAKFLQSNGRVVSTWPFFASLDSLIGDSFIKANAPPSGTPPVTRKNSLAAKNTSPSPAPASAPATMTVRKEFPVLPPLPSAVPVGPRSKRPAPAPAMGEEAVFRRNFSAMAAAAAAVAEDDEDEEESDTSSAAAVGLGSGGMRRKKRRGAAGKVAAEGYRKLAEAIRGFADIYERVEEAKQRQMVELEKQRMQFAKDLEIQRMKLFMESQVQLEKLKRSKRNSQSGDGYL; this is encoded by the exons ATGTCGTCGGCCCGTCGACCCTCACCTGCTTCTGCTTCCcattctcctcctcctcctcctcctctcaaCTCCACCTCcccttcctcctcctccaccaccaccactacaACATCCCACCATTCCCCACCCATGTCCGATGAAGACGACGCCGGCTTACCCCCAACTTCCACCAACACCAACCCGACCACCCCTCCTtctccctccccctccccccctCCTCCCCCCTCCTCTTCAGCTGACATATTCCCTCCCCACCCACCTCCCCGTCCATCAACAACAACTAAAGCTACGTCATTCCCGATTCGAGAGGACTGTTGGTCGGAGGATGCCACCCATACTTTGATTGAAGCTTGGGGGTCCCATTATTTGGACCTTAACCGAGGTAACCTCCGTCAGAAGCACTGGCAAGAAGTCGCTGACGCCGTTAACGCCGACCATGCCCACACCAAAAAGCTCCACCGGACCGATATCCAGTGCAAGAACCGCATCGATACCTTGAAGAAAAAGTACAAACTCGAGAAAGCTAAATTTTTGCAATCGAACGGCCGGGTTGTTTCTACGTGGCCGTTTTTCGCATCGCTGGATTCTCTCATCGGGGATTCTTTTATCAAGGCCAACGCACCTCCTTCCGGTACTCCTCCGGTGACGAGGAAAAATTCTCTCGCTGCAAAAAATACTTCTCCGTCACCGGCGCCTGCGTCTGCGCCGGCTACGATGACGGTGAGGAAAGAGTTTCCAGTGTTGCCGCCGTTGCCGTCGGCGGTGCCGGTGGGTCCAAGGTCTAAGCGGCCTGCGCCAGCTCCGGCGATGGGGGAGGAGGCGGTTTTCCGACGGAACTTCTCGGCGATGGCAGCAGCTGCTGCGGCGGTGGCGGAGGACGACGAGGATGAGGAAGAGTCTGATACGTCGAGTGCTGCCGCGGTTGGACTGGGGTCGGGTGGGATGAGGAGGAAAAAGAGGAGGGGCGCCGCGGGGAAGGTGGCGGCAGAAGGGTATAGGAAGTTGGCGGAGGCGATAAGGGGATTTGCGGACATATATGAGAGAGTAGAGGAGGCGAAACAGAGGCAAATGGTTGAGTTGGAGAAGCAGAGAATGCAGTTTGCCAAGGATTTGGAGATTCAAAGGATGAAGCTTTTTATGGAATCCCAGGTCCAGCTCGAAAAGCTTAAGCGATCTAAGCGCAATTCACAATCTGGTG ATGGTTACTTGTAG